The following coding sequences lie in one Arachis hypogaea cultivar Tifrunner chromosome 9, arahy.Tifrunner.gnm2.J5K5, whole genome shotgun sequence genomic window:
- the LOC112711150 gene encoding calmodulin-5/6/7/8 produces MADILSEEQIVDFKEAFGLFDKDGDGCITVEELATVIRSLDQNPTEEELQDMITEVDADGNGTIEFDEFLNLMAKKIKDTDDAEEELKEAFKVFDKDQNGFISASELRHVMINLGEKLTDEEVEQMIKEADLDGDGQVNYDEFVKMMMAVR; encoded by the exons ATGGCAGATATTCTTAGTGAAGAACAGATTGTTGACTTCAAAGAAGCCTTTGGCTTGTTTGACAAAGATGGAGATG gttgcattactGTTGAGGAACTTGCCACTGTGATCCGTTCATTGGATCAGAACCCAACTGAAGAAGAGCTTCAAGATATGATTACTGAGGTTGATGCTGATGGCAATGGAACCATTGAATTTGATGAGTTCTTGAACTTGATGGCCAAGAAAATCAAA GACACTGATGATGCAGAGGAGGAACTCAAAGAGGCTTTCAAGGTTTTTGACAAAGATCAAAATGGTTTCATATCAGCCAGTGag TTGAGACATGTAATGATAAATCTAGGTGAAAAGCTAACTGATGAAGAGGTGGAACAGATGATCAAAGAGGCAGATTTGGATGGTGATGGTCAAGTTAACTATGATGAATTTGTCAAGATGATGATGGCCGTTAGATGA
- the LOC140175155 gene encoding uncharacterized protein yields MTWAIELSQYDLRYEPRHAIKAQAMADFLVEVTEDPTEETGIRWRLHVDGASNQTSGGAGIILESPAGVIYEQSIKFEFPVSNNQAEYKALLGGLILAKEVGATRLEVCSDSLVVTSQVNGSYQARDSLLQKYLEKVKELSKQFEEVTIQHVPRERNTRADLLSKLASTKPRAGNWSLIQGMIKEPAVALHLTKTNPSWMDPMQAP; encoded by the coding sequence ATGACTTGGGCTATCGAGCTATCCCAGTACGACTTGCGGTATGAGCCCCGGCATGCGATTAAGGCACAAGCAATGGCCGACTTCTTAGTAGAAGTAACGGAGGACCCAACCGAGGAAACGGGCATACGGTGGAGGCTCCACGTAgacggggcctccaaccaaacgtccggaGGTGCCGGAATCATCTTGGAAAGCCCTGCCGGGGTCATATACGAACAATCGATCAAGTTTGAGTTTCCGgtatcaaacaaccaagcagagtaCAAGGCCCTATTGGGCGGCTTAATCCTAGCTAAAGAAGTCGGAGCCACGAGGTTGGAAGTGTGCAGTGACTCACTGGTCGTCACCTCTCAAGTGaatggaagctaccaagccagagactcACTGTTACAGAAGTACTTGGAGAAGGTCAAAGAGTTGAGCAAACAATTCGAGGAGGTCACGATCCAGCACGTTCCGagggaaaggaacacacgggcagacctcctatccAAGCTAGCAAGCACAAAACCGAGAGCGGGCAACTGGTCTCTCATTCAAGGCATGATAAAGGAACCAGCAGTTGCCCTCCACCTAACAAAGACAAACCCATCCTGGATGGACCCAATGCAAGCTCCCTAA